Proteins encoded together in one Nyctibius grandis isolate bNycGra1 chromosome 1, bNycGra1.pri, whole genome shotgun sequence window:
- the SAMD5 gene encoding sterile alpha motif domain-containing protein 5: MCTNIVYEWLKTLQLPQYAESFVDNGYDDLEVCKQIGDPDLDAIGVAVPHHRRRIHEAVRRLKEADETTAGLYFTLEPQPPPPPRPAPPAAGRCPRRAAGQEGVRRGAAPRHRPGGRREAAGGGGLTAYPRLKLKIMIRDKLIRDGINLSKPPYSNKFQAS; the protein is encoded by the coding sequence ATGTGCACCAACATAGTCTACGAGTGGCTGAAGACCCTGCAGCTCCCCCAGTACGCGGAGTCCTTCGTCGATAATGGCTACGACGACCTGGAGGTCTGCAAGCAGATCGGAGATCCGGACCTGGATGCCATCGGCGTTGCCGTGCCCCACCACCGACGCCGGATCCACGAAGCCGTGCGGCGGCTGAAGGAGGCGGACGAGACGACGGCGGGGCTGTACTTCACCCTGgagccgcagccgccgccgcccccgcggccGGCGCCCCCCGCGGCCGGGCGCTGCCCCCGCCGTGcggcggggcaggagggggtccggcggggggcggccccccggcaccgccccggcggccggcgggaggcggccggcggcggggggctgaCCGCCTACCCCAGGCTGAAGCTGAAGATCATGATCCGGGACAAGCTCATCCGCGACGGCATCAACCTGAGTAAACCCCCCTACTCCAACAAG